The Streptomyces sp. NBC_01353 genome contains a region encoding:
- a CDS encoding Rne/Rng family ribonuclease: protein MLEQHEENNDNNAPGDKLPPRRRRRAASRPAGPPVTAEVAENAAEVVVETPAATPEPTEEPAAPARTRRRATRKATSAEPVAEAAAEAAPVVEEAPVEEPAAPARTRRRATRKATSAEPVAEAAAEAAPVVEEAPVEEPAAPARTRRRATRKATSPEPVAATETEAPAQVVPVVEEAPVEEPAPARTRRRATRKVTSPEPVAETAGESLPSETVAQITAEEAEPEVVAAEKAASRGRTRRRASSPQFTAEPVTAPKAEEEPRGRRAARPAVAVFQAPVFTEPMFQTPETAAAAAAAEAVEPEEDEEETVEVEETAAVVVETVERPEPAGRRRRRRRGEPAEPVAVEPVPATVADEPEVEAEEPEAEAEESDEYEDRPSRRRRRGGRRRRRGELADAEDTEENEEAEEARAEDEESEEEAEESDEYEGGGSAGSSSSRRRRRRRRRSGDASGETEAGEEDGVRTVVKVREPRPAREKAEPSDEVQSIKGSTRLEAKKQRRREGREQGRRRVPIITEAEFLARREAVERVMVVRQNGDRTQIGVMEDNVLVEHYVNKEQATSYVGNVYLGKVQNVLPSMEAAFVDIGKGRNAVLYAGEVNFESLGMANGPRRIEAALKSGQSVLVQVTKDPIGHKGARLTSQVSLPGRYLVYVPEGSMTGISRKLPDTERARLKTILKKIVPEDAGVIVRTAAEGASEDELRRDVERLQAQWEDIQKKAKNGNAPTLLYGEPDMTVRVVRDIFNEDFSKVIVSGDEAWETIHGYVNHVAPDLTDRLSKWTSEVDVFATYRIDEQLMKALDRKVWLPSGGSLVIDKTEAMIVVDVNTGKFTGQGGNLEETVTRNNLEAAEEIVRQLRLRDLGGIVVIDFIDMVLESNRDLVLRRLLECLGRDRTKHQVAEVTSLGLVQMTRKRVGQGLLESFSETCVHCNGRGVIVHMEQPTAPGGGGGGKRSKKRGRGGAEHHEHEHVEVVETDSETETVETEAEVAAEIAAPVAVEEPFRADEELYSSAAEAEAAATRGRGRRRATRKVSAPAGSPVAAAPAPVVVEEPEPVVEPEPVVEAPVVEEAAPAPRGRRRATRKATAPAGSPETVIETVVEPVVAAEPVVEAEPEVAPVVEEAPVAAPPRARRRVVRKVTAPAGSPSGAEEAAVLVVETPAAAPAPVEAPAAEPEAEAPAPAKKTAARKTAKKATAKKAATKKTAATKKTAAKKTTAKKAATKKTAAPAQD, encoded by the coding sequence ATGCTCGAGCAGCACGAAGAAAACAACGACAACAACGCACCTGGTGACAAGCTGCCGCCGCGCCGCCGGCGCCGCGCCGCTTCCCGCCCCGCCGGTCCGCCGGTGACGGCGGAGGTCGCCGAGAACGCGGCCGAGGTCGTCGTGGAGACTCCGGCCGCCACGCCGGAGCCCACGGAGGAGCCGGCCGCGCCCGCGCGTACCCGCCGTCGCGCGACCCGTAAGGCCACGTCCGCGGAGCCGGTGGCCGAGGCCGCGGCAGAGGCCGCGCCGGTCGTGGAGGAGGCTCCGGTCGAGGAGCCGGCCGCGCCCGCTCGTACGCGTCGCCGTGCGACCCGCAAGGCCACGTCCGCGGAGCCGGTGGCCGAGGCCGCGGCAGAGGCCGCGCCGGTCGTGGAGGAGGCTCCGGTCGAGGAGCCCGCCGCGCCCGCTCGTACGCGTCGCCGTGCCACCCGCAAGGCCACCTCCCCGGAGCCGGTCGCCGCTACCGAGACCGAGGCCCCGGCCCAGGTCGTGCCGGTCGTCGAGGAGGCTCCCGTCGAGGAGCCCGCCCCCGCGCGTACCCGCCGCCGTGCCACCCGCAAGGTCACCTCCCCGGAGCCGGTCGCCGAGACGGCCGGTGAGAGCCTGCCGTCGGAGACCGTCGCGCAGATCACCGCCGAAGAGGCCGAGCCCGAGGTCGTCGCCGCCGAGAAGGCCGCCAGCCGTGGTCGTACCCGCCGCCGCGCGTCCTCGCCGCAGTTCACCGCCGAGCCGGTGACCGCCCCCAAGGCGGAGGAGGAGCCCCGCGGCCGCCGCGCCGCGCGCCCCGCCGTCGCCGTCTTCCAGGCCCCGGTCTTCACCGAGCCCATGTTCCAGACCCCGGAGACCGCGGCCGCCGCCGCTGCCGCCGAGGCCGTGGAGCCGGAGGAGGACGAGGAGGAGACGGTCGAGGTCGAGGAGACCGCCGCCGTCGTCGTCGAGACGGTCGAGCGTCCCGAGCCCGCCGGCCGGCGCCGTCGCCGCCGTCGTGGCGAGCCCGCCGAGCCCGTCGCCGTCGAGCCGGTCCCGGCCACCGTCGCCGACGAGCCCGAGGTCGAGGCCGAGGAGCCCGAGGCCGAGGCCGAGGAGTCCGACGAGTACGAGGACCGCCCGTCCCGCCGTCGCCGCCGTGGCGGCCGTCGCCGTCGTCGAGGTGAGCTCGCGGACGCGGAGGACACCGAGGAGAACGAAGAGGCGGAGGAGGCCCGCGCCGAGGACGAGGAGTCCGAGGAGGAGGCCGAGGAGTCCGACGAGTACGAGGGCGGCGGGTCCGCCGGCAGCAGCAGCTCGCGCCGTCGTCGCCGTCGTCGCCGCCGCAGCGGTGACGCCTCCGGCGAGACCGAGGCGGGCGAGGAGGACGGCGTCCGTACGGTCGTCAAGGTCCGCGAGCCCCGCCCGGCCCGTGAGAAGGCCGAGCCCTCCGACGAGGTCCAGTCCATCAAGGGCTCGACCCGCCTGGAGGCGAAGAAGCAGCGTCGCCGCGAGGGTCGCGAGCAGGGCCGCCGCCGCGTCCCGATCATCACCGAGGCCGAGTTCCTGGCCCGCCGTGAGGCCGTCGAGCGCGTCATGGTCGTCCGCCAGAACGGCGACCGCACCCAGATCGGCGTCATGGAAGACAACGTGCTCGTCGAGCACTACGTCAACAAGGAGCAGGCCACCTCGTACGTCGGCAACGTCTACCTGGGCAAGGTCCAGAACGTCCTGCCGTCCATGGAGGCCGCCTTCGTCGACATCGGCAAGGGGCGCAACGCCGTCCTGTACGCCGGTGAGGTCAACTTCGAGTCGCTGGGCATGGCCAACGGGCCGCGCCGCATCGAGGCCGCCCTCAAGTCCGGCCAGTCGGTCCTCGTCCAGGTGACGAAGGACCCGATCGGCCACAAGGGCGCCCGACTGACCAGCCAGGTCTCCCTGCCGGGCCGTTACCTCGTGTACGTCCCCGAGGGCTCGATGACCGGCATCAGCCGCAAGCTCCCGGACACCGAGCGCGCCCGGCTGAAGACCATCCTCAAGAAGATCGTCCCCGAGGACGCGGGCGTCATCGTGCGCACCGCCGCCGAGGGCGCGAGCGAGGACGAGCTGCGTCGTGACGTCGAGCGTCTGCAGGCCCAGTGGGAGGACATCCAGAAGAAGGCGAAGAACGGCAACGCTCCGACCCTTCTCTACGGTGAGCCGGACATGACCGTCCGCGTCGTCCGCGACATCTTCAACGAGGACTTCTCGAAGGTCATCGTCAGCGGCGACGAAGCGTGGGAGACCATCCACGGCTACGTGAACCACGTCGCCCCGGACCTGACCGACCGCCTGTCCAAGTGGACGAGCGAGGTCGACGTCTTCGCGACGTACCGGATCGACGAGCAGCTGATGAAGGCGCTGGACCGCAAGGTCTGGCTGCCGAGCGGTGGCTCGCTGGTGATCGACAAGACCGAGGCGATGATCGTCGTCGACGTCAACACCGGCAAGTTCACCGGTCAGGGCGGCAACCTCGAAGAGACCGTGACGAGGAACAACCTCGAAGCGGCCGAGGAGATCGTGCGCCAGCTGCGCCTGCGCGACCTGGGCGGCATCGTCGTCATCGACTTCATCGACATGGTCCTGGAGTCCAACCGCGACCTGGTGCTGCGTCGCCTCCTGGAGTGCCTGGGCCGTGACCGGACCAAGCACCAGGTGGCCGAGGTCACCTCGCTCGGCCTGGTCCAGATGACCCGTAAGCGGGTCGGCCAGGGTCTGCTCGAGTCCTTCTCCGAGACCTGCGTCCACTGCAACGGGCGTGGCGTGATCGTCCACATGGAGCAGCCGACCGCCCCGGGCGGCGGTGGCGGCGGCAAGCGCTCGAAGAAGCGTGGCCGTGGCGGTGCCGAGCACCACGAGCACGAGCACGTCGAGGTCGTGGAGACGGACTCCGAGACGGAGACGGTCGAGACCGAGGCCGAGGTGGCCGCGGAGATCGCCGCCCCGGTGGCCGTGGAGGAGCCCTTCCGCGCCGACGAGGAGCTGTACAGCAGCGCCGCCGAGGCCGAGGCCGCCGCCACGCGTGGTCGTGGCCGTCGTCGCGCGACCCGCAAGGTGTCCGCGCCGGCCGGTTCGCCGGTCGCCGCTGCCCCCGCCCCGGTGGTCGTGGAGGAGCCCGAGCCGGTTGTCGAGCCCGAGCCCGTCGTCGAGGCCCCGGTCGTCGAAGAGGCTGCCCCGGCCCCCCGTGGCCGCCGCCGTGCCACCCGTAAGGCGACGGCCCCGGCCGGCTCGCCGGAGACGGTGATCGAGACGGTCGTCGAGCCGGTGGTCGCCGCGGAGCCGGTCGTCGAGGCCGAGCCCGAGGTCGCGCCCGTCGTCGAGGAGGCCCCCGTGGCCGCCCCGCCGCGTGCCCGTCGCCGGGTCGTCCGTAAGGTGACCGCCCCCGCCGGCTCGCCCTCGGGCGCCGAGGAGGCCGCCGTCCTGGTGGTCGAGACCCCGGCCGCCGCCCCGGCCCCGGTCGAGGCGCCCGCCGCCGAGCCCGAGGCCGAGGCTCCCGCCCCGGCCAAGAAGACGGCCGCCCGCAAGACGGCCAAGAAGGCCACCGCGAAGAAGGCCGCCACTAAGAAGACGGCGGCGACCAAGAAGACCGCGGCGAAGAAGACGACTGCGAAGAAGGCGGCCACCAAGAAGACGGCCGCCCCCGCGCAGGACTGA
- a CDS encoding TIGR03960 family B12-binding radical SAM protein — MSAAESVFPQLEALLPHVQKPIQYVGGELNSTVKPWESADVRWALMYPDAYEVGLPNQGVMILYEVLNEREGVLAERTYSVWPDLEELMREHGVPQFTVDSHRPVGAFDVFGLSFSTELGYTNMLTALDLAGIPLESKDRTVDHPIVLAGGHAAFNPEPIADFIDAAIIGDGEQAVLDMTEIIRAWKAEGRPGGREEVLLRLAKTGSVYIPGFYDVEYLADRRIARVVPNRSGVPWRVSKHTVMDLDEWPYPKQPLVPLAETVHERMSVEIFRGCTRGCRFCQAGMITRPVRERSITGIGEMVEKGLKATGFEEVGLLSLSSADHTEIGDIAKGLADRYTEDKIGLSLPSTRVDAFNVDLANELTRNGRRSGLTFAPEGGSERMRKVINKMVSEEDLIRTVSTAYGNGWRQVKLYFMCGLPTETDEDVLQIGDMAVNVIAEGRKVSGQNDIRCTVSIGGFVPKPHTPFQWAPQLSAEETDARLTKLRDKIRGDKKYGRSIGFRYHDGKPGIVEGLLSRGDRRIGAVIRAVYEDGGRFDGWREHFSYDRWMQCAEKTLPEMGVDVDWYTTRERTYEEVLPWDHLDSGLDKDWLWEDWQDALDETEVDDCRWTPCFDCGVCPAMQTEIQVGPTGKKLLPLSVVK; from the coding sequence ATGTCTGCTGCCGAGTCTGTCTTCCCGCAGCTCGAAGCTCTGCTCCCGCACGTGCAGAAGCCGATTCAGTACGTCGGTGGAGAGCTGAACTCCACGGTCAAGCCGTGGGAGTCCGCCGACGTCCGCTGGGCGCTCATGTACCCGGACGCGTACGAGGTCGGCCTGCCCAACCAGGGCGTCATGATCCTCTACGAGGTACTGAACGAGCGCGAGGGCGTCCTGGCCGAGCGTACGTACAGCGTGTGGCCGGACCTCGAAGAGCTGATGCGCGAGCACGGCGTCCCGCAGTTCACCGTGGACAGCCACCGCCCCGTCGGCGCCTTCGACGTCTTCGGCCTGAGCTTCTCCACCGAGCTCGGCTACACCAACATGCTCACGGCCCTCGACCTGGCGGGCATCCCGCTGGAGTCGAAGGACCGCACCGTCGACCACCCCATCGTGCTCGCCGGCGGCCACGCCGCCTTCAACCCCGAGCCGATCGCGGACTTCATCGACGCGGCGATCATCGGCGACGGCGAGCAGGCCGTCCTCGACATGACCGAGATCATCCGCGCCTGGAAGGCCGAGGGCCGCCCCGGCGGCCGCGAGGAGGTCCTCCTCCGGCTCGCCAAGACCGGCTCGGTCTACATCCCGGGCTTCTACGACGTCGAGTACCTGGCCGACCGCCGGATCGCCCGCGTCGTCCCGAACCGTTCCGGCGTTCCGTGGCGCGTGTCCAAGCACACCGTCATGGACCTCGACGAGTGGCCCTACCCGAAGCAGCCGCTGGTCCCGCTCGCCGAGACGGTCCACGAGCGGATGTCCGTCGAGATCTTCCGCGGCTGCACCCGCGGCTGCCGCTTCTGCCAGGCCGGCATGATCACGCGCCCCGTGCGGGAGCGAAGCATCACCGGCATCGGCGAGATGGTCGAGAAGGGTCTCAAGGCGACGGGCTTCGAGGAGGTCGGTCTCCTCTCGCTCTCCTCCGCGGACCACACCGAGATCGGTGACATCGCCAAGGGCCTTGCCGACCGGTACACCGAGGACAAGATCGGTCTCTCCCTCCCCTCGACCCGCGTCGACGCGTTCAACGTCGACCTTGCCAACGAGCTGACGAGGAACGGCCGTCGCTCCGGTCTCACCTTCGCCCCCGAGGGCGGCTCCGAGCGCATGCGCAAGGTCATCAACAAGATGGTCTCGGAGGAGGACCTGATCCGGACCGTCTCGACGGCGTACGGCAACGGCTGGCGCCAGGTGAAGCTGTACTTCATGTGCGGCCTGCCGACCGAGACGGACGAGGACGTCCTCCAGATCGGCGACATGGCGGTCAACGTCATCGCCGAGGGCCGCAAGGTCTCCGGCCAGAACGACATCCGCTGCACCGTCTCCATCGGCGGCTTCGTCCCGAAGCCCCACACCCCGTTCCAGTGGGCCCCGCAGCTGTCGGCGGAGGAGACGGACGCGCGCCTGACGAAGCTCCGGGACAAGATCCGCGGCGACAAGAAGTACGGCCGCTCGATCGGCTTCCGCTACCACGACGGCAAGCCCGGCATCGTCGAGGGCCTGCTCTCGCGCGGCGACCGGCGGATCGGCGCCGTCATCCGCGCGGTCTACGAGGACGGCGGCCGCTTCGACGGCTGGCGCGAGCACTTCTCGTACGACCGCTGGATGCAGTGCGCGGAGAAGACGCTCCCCGAGATGGGCGTGGACGTCGACTGGTACACGACCCGCGAGCGCACCTACGAGGAGGTCCTGCCCTGGGACCACCTGGACTCCGGTCTGGACAAGGACTGGCTCTGGGAGGACTGGCAGGACGCCCTCGACGAGACCGAGGTCGACGACTGCCGCTGGACGCCGTGCTTCGACTGCGGCGTGTGCCCGGCGATGCAGACCGAGATCCAGGTCGGCCCGACGGGCAAGAAGCTGCTGCCGCTGAGCGTGGTCAAGTAG
- the rpmA gene encoding 50S ribosomal protein L27 gives MAHKKGASSTRNGRDSNAQRLGVKRFGGQVVSAGEILIRQRGTHFHPGAGVGRGGDDTLFALQAGSVQFGTHRGRKVVNIVPVA, from the coding sequence ATGGCACACAAGAAGGGCGCATCGTCCACCCGGAACGGTCGCGATTCCAATGCTCAGCGGCTCGGCGTGAAGCGCTTCGGCGGTCAGGTCGTCAGCGCCGGTGAGATCCTGATCCGTCAGCGCGGCACCCACTTCCACCCGGGCGCGGGCGTCGGCCGTGGCGGCGACGACACGCTGTTCGCCCTGCAGGCCGGTTCGGTGCAGTTCGGCACCCACCGTGGCCGCAAGGTCGTGAACATCGTTCCGGTCGCCTGA
- a CDS encoding glycosyltransferase family 2 protein, giving the protein MSSTPPPTVEGTLGVVVIAYNDEVLVGDAIRSALDQGPVVAEVIAVNDASSDGTAKVLDELAALHPRVRVVHRTENSGGCGSPRNDGIQAATAPYVMFLDSDDILPEGAAEALVTAAERHRTPVAVGVCVRRELPGGREVRWQPKLYREPAVLETAADLAPLVHDTLCVNKVYARSFLLDHGIRFPDGRFIYEDFLFTARVLAPAPRVAVIPDTVYVWHVRRAAAQLSISLDREGVGNWQARIAAHRKAVETFREAGRTELAAACRTKFLEHDLRLYARELRLRDEAYQADWWVSTRDHLGAFEESEIAAAVAPARWAARFVLASKEPRDLLRLSRLAAEPARLLPPYARSEDVAVWSLDLPGVELDGVETLPLDELPVVVDAGLHTGGGGELRLTVRDLYGRLRAAGPRTVQVAFLPRGSEEPARTEQAELAEGEGGWTARVPVGLTALAGAGRRRGNRGTQLWDIRITVTCADGGSFSTALRLPDGSERRSVVPSSRYGVLLVQQYTTASGSLAVRLAPGARDGLRAVRARLRRLSRSS; this is encoded by the coding sequence GTGAGCAGCACCCCCCCACCCACGGTAGAAGGCACCCTCGGTGTCGTGGTCATCGCCTACAACGACGAGGTGCTGGTCGGCGACGCCATCCGGTCCGCACTCGACCAGGGACCCGTGGTCGCGGAGGTCATCGCCGTCAACGACGCATCGAGCGACGGCACCGCGAAGGTCCTGGACGAGCTGGCGGCGCTCCACCCCCGGGTGCGTGTCGTCCACCGTACGGAGAACAGCGGCGGCTGCGGCTCCCCCCGCAACGACGGCATCCAGGCGGCCACCGCGCCGTACGTGATGTTCCTCGACAGTGACGACATCCTGCCCGAGGGCGCGGCCGAGGCCCTGGTGACGGCGGCCGAGCGGCACCGGACCCCCGTCGCGGTCGGCGTCTGCGTACGGCGCGAACTGCCCGGCGGCCGGGAGGTGCGCTGGCAGCCCAAGCTCTACCGGGAGCCCGCCGTTCTGGAGACCGCGGCGGACCTCGCCCCGCTGGTGCACGACACGCTCTGCGTCAACAAGGTCTACGCCCGGTCCTTCCTCCTCGACCACGGCATCCGGTTCCCCGACGGCCGTTTCATCTACGAGGACTTCCTCTTCACCGCCCGCGTCCTGGCCCCCGCGCCGCGTGTCGCGGTGATTCCCGACACGGTCTACGTGTGGCACGTGCGCCGCGCCGCCGCGCAGCTGTCGATCTCCCTGGACCGGGAGGGCGTCGGCAACTGGCAGGCCCGTATCGCCGCCCATCGCAAGGCCGTGGAGACCTTCAGGGAGGCCGGCCGCACCGAGCTCGCCGCCGCCTGCCGCACCAAGTTCCTCGAACACGATCTGCGCCTGTACGCCCGTGAGTTGAGGCTGCGCGACGAGGCCTACCAGGCCGACTGGTGGGTGTCGACCCGCGACCACCTCGGGGCGTTCGAGGAGAGCGAGATCGCCGCGGCCGTCGCGCCCGCCCGCTGGGCGGCCCGGTTCGTCCTGGCCTCCAAGGAGCCGCGGGACCTGCTCCGGCTGTCCCGGCTGGCCGCCGAGCCGGCCCGTCTGCTCCCGCCGTACGCGCGGAGCGAGGACGTCGCCGTCTGGTCCCTGGACCTTCCCGGCGTCGAGCTGGACGGCGTGGAGACGCTGCCCCTCGACGAGCTCCCGGTGGTCGTCGACGCGGGTCTGCACACGGGCGGGGGCGGCGAGCTGCGGCTCACGGTCCGCGATCTGTACGGCAGGCTGCGCGCGGCCGGACCCCGTACCGTGCAGGTCGCGTTCCTGCCCCGGGGCTCGGAGGAGCCAGCCCGCACCGAGCAGGCCGAGCTCGCCGAGGGCGAGGGCGGCTGGACCGCCCGCGTTCCTGTCGGGCTCACCGCTCTGGCCGGGGCGGGCCGTCGCCGGGGGAACCGGGGAACCCAGCTGTGGGACATCCGGATCACGGTGACATGCGCGGACGGCGGCTCCTTCTCGACGGCGCTCCGGCTGCCGGACGGCTCCGAGCGGCGCTCGGTCGTGCCGAGCAGCCGGTACGGTGTACTGCTGGTGCAGCAGTACACGACGGCGAGCGGATCGCTCGCGGTGCGGCTCGCACCGGGCGCCCGTGACGGGCTCCGGGCGGTCAGGGCCAGGCTCCGTCGGCTCTCCCGCAGTTCTTAG
- the obgE gene encoding GTPase ObgE, with protein sequence MTTFVDRVELHVAAGNGGHGCASVHREKFKPLGGPDGGNGGRGGDVILVVDQAITTLLEYHHSPHRKATNGQPGAGDNRSGKDGQDLVLTVPDGTVVLDRQGNVLADLVGQGTTFVAGQGGRGGLGNAALSSARRKAPGFALLGEPGEARDIVLELKTVADVALVGYPSAGKSSLISVLSAAKPKIADYPFTTLVPNLGVVTAGSTVYTIADVPGLIPGASQGRGLGLEFLRHVERCSVLVHVLDTATLESDRDPVTDLDIIEEELKQYGGLEDRPRIVVLNKIDIPDGQDLADMIRPDLEERGYQVYEASAVARTGLKELSFALADIVAKARAAKPKEESTRIVLRPKAVDDAGFSVTYDEAEDVYRVRGEKPERWVRQTDFNNDEAVGYLADRLNRLGVEDALMKAGARAGDGVAIGSEDNAVVFDWEPTMMAGAEMLGRRGEDHRLEAPRPAAQRRRDRDAERDDAQREFDEFNPF encoded by the coding sequence ATGACCACCTTCGTGGACCGCGTCGAGCTGCATGTCGCCGCGGGTAACGGAGGCCACGGCTGCGCCTCCGTACACCGGGAGAAGTTCAAGCCGCTCGGCGGCCCCGACGGCGGCAACGGCGGCCGTGGCGGCGATGTGATCCTGGTCGTCGACCAGGCGATCACCACGCTCCTCGAGTACCACCACTCGCCCCACCGCAAGGCGACCAACGGTCAGCCCGGCGCCGGCGACAACCGCTCCGGCAAGGACGGCCAGGACCTCGTCCTGACCGTGCCCGACGGCACCGTCGTCCTCGACAGGCAGGGCAACGTCCTCGCCGACCTGGTCGGCCAGGGCACCACCTTCGTCGCGGGCCAGGGCGGCCGCGGCGGCCTCGGTAACGCCGCGCTGTCCTCCGCCCGCCGCAAGGCCCCCGGCTTCGCGCTCCTCGGCGAGCCCGGCGAGGCGCGGGACATCGTCCTGGAGCTGAAGACCGTCGCCGACGTGGCGCTGGTGGGCTACCCGAGCGCCGGCAAGTCCTCGCTCATCTCCGTCCTGTCGGCCGCCAAGCCGAAGATCGCGGACTACCCCTTCACCACCCTGGTCCCGAACCTGGGCGTCGTCACCGCCGGCTCGACCGTCTACACGATCGCCGACGTGCCGGGTCTGATCCCGGGCGCCAGCCAGGGCCGCGGCCTGGGCCTGGAGTTCCTGCGCCATGTGGAGCGCTGCTCCGTCCTCGTACACGTCCTGGACACGGCGACGCTGGAGTCCGACCGTGACCCCGTCACCGACCTCGACATCATCGAGGAAGAGCTGAAGCAGTACGGCGGTCTCGAGGACCGCCCGCGCATCGTCGTCCTCAACAAGATCGACATCCCGGACGGCCAGGACCTGGCGGACATGATCCGCCCGGACCTGGAGGAGCGCGGCTACCAGGTCTACGAGGCCTCGGCCGTGGCCCGTACGGGTCTGAAGGAGCTCTCCTTCGCGCTGGCCGACATCGTCGCCAAGGCGCGCGCGGCCAAGCCGAAGGAGGAGTCGACGCGGATCGTCCTCCGTCCGAAGGCGGTCGACGACGCCGGCTTCTCCGTCACGTACGACGAGGCCGAGGACGTGTACCGGGTGCGCGGCGAGAAGCCGGAGCGCTGGGTCCGCCAGACCGACTTCAACAACGACGAGGCCGTCGGCTACCTCGCCGACCGTCTCAACCGCCTGGGCGTCGAGGACGCGCTGATGAAGGCGGGCGCCCGCGCGGGCGACGGCGTCGCGATCGGCTCCGAGGACAACGCGGTCGTCTTCGACTGGGAGCCGACGATGATGGCCGGCGCCGAGATGCTCGGCCGTCGTGGCGAGGACCACCGCCTCGAGGCCCCGCGTCCCGCCGCGCAGCGCCGCCGCGATCGAGATGCGGAGCGGGACGACGCGCAGCGCGAGTTCGACGAGTTCAACCCGTTCTAG
- a CDS encoding TIGR03936 family radical SAM-associated protein: protein MQRIRLRYTKRGRLRFTSHRDFQRAFERALRRAEVPMAYSAGFTPHPKVSYANAAPTGTGSEAEFLEIALTETRDPETLRVLLDESLPDGLDITDAVEARTSGLADRLTASVWELRLDGVTVEDAEKAVSAFLAADTVEVQRKTKNGIRTFDARSAVADLVADHPQARPAADRPLDNGCAILRLVVRHVTPAVRPDDVLSGLRAVADLAPPVPAAVTRLAQGLFDEESGTVTDPLAPDREAVTAAPSTAAATASATAPGAGSA from the coding sequence GTGCAGCGCATCCGACTGCGCTACACCAAGCGCGGCCGCCTCCGGTTCACCAGCCACCGTGACTTCCAGCGCGCCTTCGAGCGTGCGCTGCGCCGAGCCGAGGTGCCCATGGCGTACTCGGCCGGCTTCACCCCGCACCCCAAGGTGTCGTACGCCAACGCCGCCCCCACGGGTACGGGCTCCGAGGCCGAGTTCCTGGAGATCGCGCTCACCGAGACGCGTGACCCGGAGACCCTGCGGGTCCTGCTCGACGAGTCCCTCCCGGACGGCCTCGACATCACCGATGCCGTCGAGGCCCGTACCTCGGGACTCGCCGACCGGCTCACCGCCTCAGTGTGGGAGCTGCGGCTCGACGGCGTCACCGTCGAGGACGCGGAGAAGGCCGTATCGGCCTTCCTCGCGGCCGACACCGTGGAAGTACAGCGCAAGACCAAGAACGGCATCCGCACCTTCGACGCCCGCTCGGCCGTCGCCGACCTCGTCGCGGACCATCCACAGGCACGTCCCGCGGCTGATAGGCCCCTGGACAATGGCTGTGCGATACTGCGGCTGGTTGTTCGGCACGTGACACCTGCCGTACGACCCGACGACGTCCTGTCCGGTCTCCGAGCTGTGGCCGACCTGGCGCCGCCGGTCCCCGCAGCGGTGACCAGGCTGGCGCAGGGGCTCTTCGACGAGGAGTCCGGCACGGTGACCGACCCGCTCGCGCCCGACCGCGAGGCAGTCACGGCCGCTCCATCCACGGCCGCCGCGACCGCCTCAGCGACGGCGCCGGGTGCAGGTTCCGCGTAG
- the rplU gene encoding 50S ribosomal protein L21, with product MYAIVRSGGRQHKVAVGDIVEVDKISTAKVGDTVELSTLLVVDGDAVTSDPWVLAGIKVTAEVVDHHKGAKIDILRYKNKTGYRRRQGHRQQYTAIKVTGIPAAAK from the coding sequence GTGTACGCCATCGTGCGCAGCGGTGGTCGCCAGCACAAGGTTGCTGTCGGCGACATCGTTGAGGTTGACAAGATTTCCACTGCCAAGGTTGGCGACACCGTAGAGCTCTCTACGCTGCTCGTTGTCGACGGCGACGCCGTGACCAGCGACCCGTGGGTGCTGGCCGGTATCAAGGTCACGGCCGAGGTCGTGGACCACCACAAGGGCGCGAAGATCGACATCCTTCGCTACAAGAACAAGACCGGCTACCGCCGTCGCCAGGGCCACCGCCAGCAGTACACGGCGATCAAGGTCACCGGCATCCCCGCGGCTGCGAAGTAA